In Candidatus Binataceae bacterium, a single genomic region encodes these proteins:
- a CDS encoding iron-sulfur cluster assembly protein, producing MESEVYEVLRECYDPEIPVNLVDLGLIYAVEVKEHVVNIVMTLTAPGCSMGMMIRENIEDKLLGLPGCDEAVVEIVWDPPWTPHMMTEAARKQLGIDD from the coding sequence TTGGAATCCGAGGTCTACGAAGTTCTGCGCGAATGCTACGACCCCGAGATTCCCGTCAATCTCGTTGACCTCGGCCTCATCTACGCCGTCGAGGTCAAGGAACACGTCGTCAATATCGTGATGACACTGACCGCGCCCGGTTGCTCGATGGGCATGATGATCCGCGAGAACATCGAGGACAAGCTGCTCGGCCTGCCCGGCTGCGACGAGGCGGTCGTCGAGATCGTATGGGATCCACCCTGGACCCCGCACATGATGACCGAAGCCGCCCGCAAACAACTCGGCATCGACGACTAG
- a CDS encoding FAD-binding oxidoreductase: MAERRRKFWGWGYEDQGPNAEQQKHMAERMAKRFGLDGFEITPPPTEAELNLRAPRVAVPDALKDICSTSTYDRAGHSYGKSFRDGVRAFERNYPNPFDIVAFPRDEKGLVRVLEWCDSAKLAASPYGGGSSVVGGVEPPSRGDYRGAVSIDLLHLDKVLEVDRASRAARIQGGVLGPALEDQLRPHGYTLRHYPQSFEFSSLGGWIATRSGGHYATLYTHIDDFVEALRVVTPRGIVESRRLPGSGAGPSPDRMFIGSEGTLGIITEAWMRLQDRPTFRAGASIPFRSFIKAAEAVRQISQAGLYPANCRVLDEGEALNAGAGDGSESVLVLAFESADHPLEPWMKRALECVADHGGKIPDDAGKTRTDKEATHEGAAGAWRNAFLNAPYLRDTVIGMGMVSDTFETAITWDRFAEFHRQLMEKAREVVARVCGKGTVTCRFTHAYPDGPAPYYTVLAPGKKGSQVQQWDEIKAAVSDLLIKLGGTITHHHAVGRDHRPWYDRQRPDGFATALKAAKKALDPQGILNPGVLIDPD, encoded by the coding sequence ATGGCTGAGCGCAGGCGCAAGTTCTGGGGCTGGGGTTACGAAGACCAGGGGCCGAATGCCGAACAGCAAAAGCATATGGCCGAGCGGATGGCGAAGCGGTTCGGGCTCGACGGATTCGAGATCACGCCGCCGCCGACCGAGGCCGAGCTCAACCTGCGCGCGCCGCGCGTCGCCGTTCCCGACGCGCTAAAGGACATCTGCTCGACGAGTACCTACGATCGCGCCGGGCACAGCTACGGCAAAAGCTTCCGCGACGGCGTGCGCGCGTTCGAGCGCAACTATCCGAACCCGTTCGACATCGTCGCGTTTCCGCGCGACGAGAAAGGACTGGTGCGCGTGCTCGAATGGTGCGACAGCGCCAAGCTCGCGGCATCGCCCTACGGCGGCGGTTCGAGCGTGGTCGGCGGTGTCGAGCCTCCTTCAAGGGGCGATTATCGCGGCGCAGTCTCGATCGATCTGCTGCATCTGGACAAAGTGCTGGAAGTCGATCGTGCGTCACGGGCCGCACGAATCCAGGGCGGCGTGCTCGGACCCGCGCTCGAAGATCAACTGCGGCCGCATGGCTATACGCTTCGGCACTATCCGCAATCGTTCGAGTTCTCCTCGCTCGGCGGATGGATTGCGACGCGCTCGGGCGGCCACTACGCGACGCTCTACACGCATATCGACGATTTCGTCGAAGCGCTGCGCGTCGTCACTCCGCGCGGTATCGTCGAGTCGCGGCGGCTGCCGGGCTCCGGCGCGGGACCTAGCCCAGACAGGATGTTTATCGGCTCCGAAGGCACGCTCGGCATCATCACCGAAGCGTGGATGCGTCTGCAGGATCGTCCGACGTTCCGCGCCGGCGCGTCGATACCGTTCCGGAGCTTCATCAAGGCGGCGGAAGCCGTGCGTCAGATTTCGCAGGCGGGATTGTATCCGGCGAACTGCCGCGTGCTCGATGAAGGCGAGGCGCTCAACGCGGGCGCGGGCGATGGCAGCGAATCGGTGCTGGTGCTCGCGTTCGAGTCGGCGGATCACCCGCTCGAGCCGTGGATGAAGCGCGCGCTCGAATGCGTTGCCGATCACGGCGGTAAAATTCCCGACGATGCGGGCAAGACGCGCACCGACAAAGAAGCGACGCATGAGGGCGCGGCGGGCGCGTGGCGAAATGCGTTTCTCAACGCGCCATACCTGCGCGATACCGTGATCGGGATGGGCATGGTCAGCGACACGTTCGAAACCGCGATCACGTGGGACCGCTTTGCGGAGTTCCATCGACAACTGATGGAAAAGGCGCGCGAGGTTGTCGCGCGCGTGTGTGGCAAGGGAACAGTGACGTGCCGCTTCACCCACGCTTATCCCGACGGCCCCGCACCGTATTATACGGTGCTCGCGCCGGGCAAGAAGGGCTCGCAGGTTCAGCAATGGGATGAGATCAAGGCGGCAGTATCGGATCTGCTAATCAAGCTGGGCGGCACGATTACGCATCATCACGCCGTCGGCCGCGATCATCGCCCATGGTACGACCGACAGCGCCCCGACGGCTTCGCAACGGCTCTCAAAGCCGCCAAGAAGGCGCTGGACCCGCAAGGCATCCTGAACCCGGGCGTGCTGATCGATCCGGACTAG
- a CDS encoding SDR family NAD(P)-dependent oxidoreductase — translation MMLKDKVALVTGAGSGIGRASAIRFAEEGAKVMVADVRTESAQNTVAEIGKAGGSAKSVAVDVRVGAEVEKMVEETVRIFGRLDILFNNAGVFVPKNVVDTTEQEWDWVVDVCMKGVFFGCKYAIPHMIKQGGGVIINTASGAGIEGVPNLGAYQAAKGGVVIMSKGIALDFAKHNIRCNTICPGVIETPIAENCNTIPAGASQMMWERTGIMHPLGRNGKPEEVAALATFLASDQAAFITGVAVPIDGGFNAGAYVPPIRG, via the coding sequence ATGATGCTCAAGGATAAAGTTGCACTCGTCACTGGCGCGGGCTCGGGAATCGGGCGCGCCAGCGCGATTCGATTTGCCGAAGAAGGCGCGAAGGTGATGGTCGCCGACGTGCGCACCGAATCGGCGCAGAACACCGTCGCGGAGATCGGCAAGGCCGGAGGCTCGGCGAAGTCGGTCGCGGTCGATGTGCGCGTCGGCGCCGAAGTCGAGAAGATGGTCGAGGAGACGGTCCGTATCTTCGGCCGCCTCGATATCCTGTTCAACAACGCGGGCGTGTTCGTGCCGAAGAACGTAGTCGATACCACCGAGCAGGAATGGGACTGGGTCGTCGATGTGTGCATGAAGGGTGTGTTTTTCGGCTGCAAGTACGCGATCCCGCACATGATCAAGCAGGGCGGCGGCGTGATCATCAATACCGCCAGCGGCGCGGGAATCGAAGGCGTGCCGAACCTCGGCGCATACCAGGCGGCCAAGGGCGGCGTCGTCATCATGTCCAAGGGCATCGCGCTCGACTTCGCCAAGCACAATATCCGCTGCAACACGATCTGTCCGGGCGTGATCGAGACTCCGATCGCGGAGAACTGCAACACGATTCCCGCGGGCGCGTCGCAGATGATGTGGGAGCGCACCGGGATCATGCATCCGCTGGGCCGCAACGGAAAACCCGAAGAGGTCGCGGCGCTCGCGACCTTCCTCGCGTCGGACCAGGCCGCGTTTATCACGGGAGTCGCGGTGCCGATCGACGGCGGCTTCAACGCGGGCGCGTACGTGCCGCCGATCCGCGGCTAG
- a CDS encoding carotenoid biosynthesis protein has translation MHLLLSTIALRPYVFIFLASFLFIAIINFGLRTTLLFTILTYVVSLTCEWSSVHNGFPFGLYHYIEATHDREIWIFGVPFMDSLSFTFLGFASYSVALLLSSPLYRQGADLRILDTRKIRRAPRVWLMAALFMVMIDWVVDPLSVLGDRWFLGKIFWYDPPGPHFGVPISNYLGWYFVAAITIAIFQLLDSTINRGAGKPAGALPSMRSRALLGPALYTGIVLFGITMLFRIGASGIGWASVFVYLPFASLAIHILTRPDCYGDRAAIERHLADFPYERELTWNVEAPAPRESSRRSA, from the coding sequence ATGCATCTGCTGCTCTCGACGATCGCGCTCCGCCCTTACGTGTTCATCTTCCTCGCGAGCTTCCTTTTTATCGCGATCATCAACTTCGGCCTGCGCACGACGCTGCTCTTCACCATTCTGACCTACGTCGTCTCGCTCACGTGCGAATGGTCGTCGGTGCACAACGGCTTTCCCTTCGGGCTCTATCACTACATCGAGGCGACGCACGATCGCGAAATCTGGATCTTCGGAGTGCCTTTCATGGACTCGCTGTCGTTCACGTTCCTCGGCTTCGCGAGTTACAGCGTCGCTCTGCTGCTGAGCTCGCCGCTTTATCGCCAGGGCGCCGACCTTCGGATCCTCGATACGCGGAAGATTCGCCGCGCGCCGCGCGTATGGCTGATGGCCGCGCTGTTCATGGTGATGATCGACTGGGTGGTCGATCCGCTGAGCGTGCTCGGCGACCGATGGTTCCTCGGCAAGATTTTCTGGTACGACCCGCCGGGACCGCATTTCGGCGTGCCGATCAGCAATTACCTCGGATGGTATTTCGTCGCGGCGATCACTATCGCGATCTTCCAACTCCTCGACTCGACGATAAATCGCGGCGCGGGAAAGCCCGCCGGCGCACTTCCATCGATGCGCTCGCGCGCGCTGCTCGGCCCCGCGCTCTACACCGGAATCGTGCTGTTCGGAATCACGATGCTGTTTCGCATCGGCGCGAGCGGGATCGGATGGGCGAGCGTGTTCGTCTACCTGCCCTTCGCGTCCCTCGCGATTCATATCCTTACGCGCCCCGACTGCTACGGCGATCGCGCCGCGATCGAACGCCATCTCGCCGACTTTCCTTACGAGCGCGAACTGACTTGGAACGTCGAAGCTCCTGCGCCACGCGAATCGAGCCGTCGCAGCGCCTGA
- the hpnA gene encoding hopanoid-associated sugar epimerase translates to MASKTALVTGGNGFVGSHVVRALLARGDHVRVLLREKADRSALVGLDIELAIGDLRDASSVERASTGCNEVYHVAADYRLWLTDPAPMYATNVEGTKNVIRAARAAGVKRIVHTSTVGALGIPHGGIGREDTPVTLEQMPGHYKRSKFLAEQEAMKAAREGAPVVIVNPSTPIGEYDYKPTPTGRIIVDFLNRRMPAYVDTGLNLVDAADCARGHLLAAERGRVGEKYILGAENMSLKEFLARLARLSGLAAPRVRIPYAVAFGFALGAEAVSRTVTRRAPRASLTEVRMARKHMFFDSSKAKAELGYEPGPVDDSIRRAIEFFKAMHSRTAA, encoded by the coding sequence ATGGCATCTAAGACGGCACTCGTGACCGGGGGCAACGGCTTCGTAGGAAGCCACGTCGTGCGCGCTCTCCTCGCGCGCGGCGATCATGTGCGTGTGCTGTTGCGTGAAAAGGCGGACCGCAGCGCGCTCGTCGGACTCGATATCGAGCTCGCGATCGGCGACCTGCGCGACGCGTCATCAGTCGAACGCGCCTCCACGGGATGTAACGAGGTCTATCACGTGGCAGCCGATTACCGGCTCTGGCTCACCGACCCCGCTCCTATGTACGCGACCAACGTAGAGGGCACGAAGAACGTGATCCGTGCCGCGCGCGCCGCGGGCGTGAAACGAATCGTGCATACGAGCACTGTGGGTGCGCTCGGAATTCCGCACGGCGGAATCGGGCGCGAGGACACTCCCGTCACGCTCGAGCAGATGCCGGGGCACTACAAGCGCTCGAAATTTCTCGCCGAGCAGGAAGCTATGAAAGCCGCGCGCGAAGGCGCACCGGTCGTGATCGTGAACCCTTCCACGCCGATTGGCGAGTACGACTACAAGCCCACTCCGACCGGACGCATCATCGTGGATTTTCTCAACCGGCGGATGCCGGCGTATGTCGACACGGGACTCAACCTTGTTGACGCTGCCGATTGCGCGCGCGGCCATCTGCTCGCGGCGGAGCGCGGTCGAGTTGGTGAGAAATATATTCTCGGCGCGGAGAACATGAGTTTGAAAGAATTCCTTGCGCGGCTTGCGCGGCTCTCCGGACTCGCCGCGCCGCGCGTGCGAATCCCATACGCCGTCGCGTTCGGCTTCGCCCTCGGCGCCGAAGCGGTATCGCGCACCGTTACGCGGCGCGCGCCGCGCGCTAGCCTCACCGAAGTTCGCATGGCGCGCAAGCACATGTTCTTCGATTCATCGAAAGCGAAGGCCGAGCTCGGCTACGAGCCGGGTCCGGTTGACGATTCGATTCGCCGCGCGATCGAGTTTTTCAAAGCGATGCACTCGCGCACGGCCGCGTAG
- the hpnE gene encoding hydroxysqualene dehydroxylase HpnE, with protein sequence MIEPKDVVVIGGGFAGLSAGVALADKGFRVALLERKPALGGRAYSFADPDTGDSVDNGQHVLMGCYRATLDFLTRVGSRDKLVIHDDLEIDMLDGRGKSASVHAAHLPGPMHMAMALMRYRHLTIGERLSAMRAGLRLLGMHRRDEGILEKLTVVALMDRLGQSQRIRDTFWYPISIATLNDEPESSSAMLLATVLQRAFFGRRADSSFVYPKVGLSELYCTGARKIIEDSGGLVESHAIVEALDVGEGGRIASVRLRDGRRLGASNFISAVPPHHLLRFLPENAVADPFFSRFDGLTTSPIICVHAWFDRTITNSAFVGFIGTTTQWMFNKRRIFELHGESHPGYLSFVISGARRIVDQSNDELLDVVLADLRKMIPAATDAKLLKALVLKEKQATMAPDLRSHELRPTASTPIPNFFLAGDWIQTGLPATIESAVISGNAAADAVAGRVGA encoded by the coding sequence ATGATTGAGCCCAAGGACGTCGTTGTAATCGGCGGCGGCTTCGCGGGGCTCAGCGCTGGGGTCGCCCTCGCGGACAAGGGTTTCCGCGTGGCGCTGCTCGAGCGCAAGCCCGCACTCGGAGGCCGCGCATATTCGTTTGCCGATCCCGACACTGGTGACTCGGTCGACAACGGCCAGCACGTTCTCATGGGATGCTACCGCGCGACGCTGGATTTTCTCACCCGCGTCGGCTCGCGCGACAAGCTCGTGATCCACGACGATCTTGAAATTGACATGCTCGACGGTCGCGGCAAGAGCGCCTCGGTTCATGCCGCGCATCTGCCCGGCCCAATGCACATGGCGATGGCGCTGATGCGCTATCGGCACTTGACTATTGGTGAACGCCTGAGCGCGATGCGCGCCGGTCTGCGCCTGCTCGGGATGCATCGCCGCGACGAAGGCATCCTCGAGAAGCTCACCGTCGTCGCGCTGATGGACAGGCTCGGCCAGAGCCAACGCATCCGCGACACGTTCTGGTATCCGATTTCGATCGCGACGCTCAACGACGAGCCCGAGTCGTCATCGGCAATGCTGCTCGCGACCGTGCTCCAGCGCGCGTTCTTTGGCCGCCGCGCGGATTCATCGTTCGTTTATCCCAAGGTCGGACTTAGCGAGCTCTACTGCACGGGCGCCAGGAAGATCATCGAAGACTCGGGCGGCCTCGTCGAATCGCATGCGATCGTCGAAGCGCTCGACGTTGGCGAGGGCGGCAGGATCGCGAGCGTGCGCCTGCGCGACGGTCGCCGCCTCGGCGCGTCGAATTTCATCTCGGCCGTTCCGCCGCATCATCTGCTGCGCTTTCTGCCTGAGAACGCTGTCGCGGATCCGTTCTTCTCGCGCTTCGATGGACTCACGACTTCGCCAATCATCTGCGTGCATGCGTGGTTCGATCGTACCATCACCAATTCGGCATTCGTCGGCTTCATCGGCACGACCACGCAATGGATGTTCAACAAGCGGCGTATCTTCGAGCTGCACGGCGAGTCGCATCCGGGTTATCTGAGCTTCGTCATCAGCGGCGCGCGCCGGATCGTCGATCAGTCGAATGATGAGCTGCTCGACGTCGTCCTCGCCGACCTGCGCAAGATGATCCCGGCGGCGACGGACGCGAAGCTGCTCAAGGCTCTCGTGCTCAAGGAAAAGCAGGCGACGATGGCGCCCGACCTGCGCTCTCATGAGTTGCGCCCAACGGCATCGACGCCGATTCCAAACTTCTTTCTCGCCGGCGACTGGATTCAGACCGGCCTGCCCGCGACGATCGAAAGCGCGGTGATCTCCGGCAACGCGGCAGCCGACGCAGTCGCGGGCCGCGTCGGCGCCTAG
- the hpnD gene encoding presqualene diphosphate synthase HpnD produces MDAFKTDSEQLERAGFEPAHTSLDADYERCAHITRNSSSNFYYAFMLLPAERRRALHSVYAFCRFLDDIADDEGFSDPAAMLGRWREELERVYNGAPTRAISRALTDSVRRFEIPRAYFEEIISGVEMDLSQKRYATFEELRLYCYRVAAAVGLICIEIFGYSNPAAREYAENLGIAFQLTNILRDVREDAGRGRIYLPLEDIERFEFSEAELLAGIYDENFVRMMEFEARRAREFYAKAEAALPEEDRGSLVTAEAMRLIYGTLLDRIVESNYRVFEGRLSLSAPRKLYLVGRAWASGRFGARHG; encoded by the coding sequence GTGGACGCCTTCAAAACTGATTCCGAACAACTCGAGCGCGCGGGCTTCGAGCCGGCGCATACTTCGCTCGATGCCGACTACGAGCGCTGCGCTCATATCACCCGGAACTCGTCGTCGAATTTCTACTACGCCTTCATGCTGCTGCCCGCGGAACGCCGCCGCGCGCTGCACTCGGTGTACGCGTTCTGCCGCTTCCTCGACGACATTGCCGACGACGAAGGCTTCAGCGATCCGGCCGCGATGCTCGGGCGCTGGCGCGAAGAGCTCGAGCGCGTATACAACGGCGCGCCGACGCGTGCCATTTCTCGCGCGCTTACGGACAGCGTTCGCCGTTTCGAGATTCCGCGCGCGTATTTCGAAGAGATCATCTCCGGCGTCGAGATGGATCTTTCCCAGAAGCGCTACGCGACATTTGAAGAGCTGCGGCTCTATTGCTATCGCGTCGCGGCCGCGGTCGGCCTCATCTGTATCGAGATTTTCGGCTACAGCAATCCCGCCGCGCGTGAATACGCGGAAAACCTCGGCATCGCCTTTCAGCTCACCAATATCCTGCGCGACGTGCGCGAGGACGCGGGCCGCGGCCGTATCTATCTGCCGCTCGAAGACATCGAGCGATTTGAATTCAGCGAAGCAGAGCTGCTCGCCGGGATTTACGATGAGAACTTCGTGCGCATGATGGAATTCGAAGCGCGCCGCGCGCGCGAGTTCTACGCCAAGGCTGAAGCCGCTCTGCCCGAGGAGGATCGCGGCTCGCTGGTCACGGCGGAAGCGATGCGCCTCATCTACGGCACGCTGCTCGATCGGATCGTCGAATCGAACTATCGCGTGTTCGAGGGCCGCCTGAGTCTCTCGGCGCCGCGTAAGCTCTACCTCGTCGGCCGCGCGTGGGCGAGTGGCCGTTTCGGCGCGCGCCACGGATGA
- the hpnC gene encoding squalene synthase HpnC, with protein sequence MIGSEAGIRSERPLLGASRRDTPGSTELDRAYAFCTALAQSHYENFTIASWLMPRAMRKHMHAIYAYARIADDFADEDRDLAKLDDWGHQLEAAYAGAPRDLVFVALADTVRKFEIPKEPFADLLVAFRSDVNFRGFDTLDDLLGYARNSANPVGRLVLYLFGYRDDERQHLSDLVCSGLQLANFWQDVAIDLGKGRIYIPRADLARFEIAPDALGKPEIAAKFIALMRHEVAIARAMLLEGGNGLSRLVDRRLSRDILMFAGGGLAILRAIERVGYDVFERRPKLEKWDYLKLGWSAIRGRLQN encoded by the coding sequence ATGATTGGCAGCGAAGCAGGAATCAGAAGCGAGCGCCCGCTGCTCGGAGCCTCGCGGCGTGATACGCCGGGATCGACCGAGCTCGATCGCGCGTATGCGTTCTGCACCGCGCTCGCGCAGTCGCACTACGAGAACTTCACGATCGCCTCGTGGCTGATGCCGCGCGCGATGCGCAAGCATATGCACGCGATCTACGCCTACGCGCGGATCGCTGACGACTTTGCCGACGAGGATCGCGATCTCGCGAAGCTCGACGACTGGGGGCATCAGCTCGAAGCCGCCTACGCCGGTGCGCCGCGCGATCTGGTGTTCGTCGCGCTCGCCGACACGGTACGCAAGTTCGAGATCCCGAAAGAGCCGTTCGCCGATCTGCTCGTCGCGTTTCGCTCGGACGTGAATTTCCGGGGCTTCGACACGCTCGATGATCTGCTCGGCTATGCGCGCAATTCCGCAAATCCCGTCGGACGTCTCGTGCTGTATCTGTTTGGCTACCGCGACGACGAGCGGCAGCATCTGTCCGATCTCGTATGCAGCGGGCTTCAGCTCGCGAATTTCTGGCAGGACGTCGCAATCGATCTGGGCAAGGGCCGCATCTATATTCCGCGCGCCGATCTTGCGCGCTTCGAGATCGCGCCCGACGCACTCGGCAAGCCCGAGATTGCGGCGAAGTTCATCGCACTGATGCGGCATGAAGTCGCAATCGCGCGCGCGATGCTGCTCGAAGGCGGTAACGGTCTTTCGAGGCTCGTCGATCGGCGGCTCAGCCGCGACATCCTGATGTTCGCCGGCGGCGGGCTTGCGATCCTGCGCGCGATCGAGCGCGTCGGCTACGATGTTTTCGAGCGGCGGCCTAAACTGGAAAAGTGGGACTACCTAAAACTGGGATGGAGCGCGATCCGTGGACGCCTTCAAAACTGA
- a CDS encoding 1-deoxy-D-xylulose-5-phosphate reductoisomerase, which produces MKTISILGSTGSVGVTTLDVVGRFSDRFKVAAMAAGRNLDLFAQQIRRFRPDLVSVATPELARDLTERLSDHRVRIVHGLEGAAAVATHPATELVMSAMVGALGLRPTLAAIKAGKDIAFANKEVLVVAGELITRAVRENGVRLLPVDSEHNAIFQCLEGRGREGLKRIVLTASGGPFRELPVAQFDSVTVEQALNHPTWRMGSKITIDSATLMNKGLEVIEARWLFDLTPEQIGVVIHPQSVIHSMVEMIDGSVIAEMAVPDMAIPVAYALAYPDRLPLDHLKKFSLTKAARLTFEEPDFSRFPCLRLAFEALTEGHTMPACLNAANEELVAGFLAGQVRFVDIPRHIENVMRRHPNRAARTLEDLLGTDEWARAQARELIGARPAAA; this is translated from the coding sequence ATGAAGACAATTTCGATACTAGGCTCGACCGGCTCGGTCGGCGTTACGACGCTGGATGTAGTCGGGCGCTTCAGCGATCGGTTCAAAGTCGCGGCGATGGCGGCCGGGCGCAATCTCGATCTCTTCGCGCAGCAGATTCGCCGCTTTCGTCCCGACCTGGTCTCCGTCGCGACGCCGGAACTCGCGCGCGATCTCACCGAGCGGCTCAGCGATCATCGAGTCAGGATCGTTCACGGCCTCGAAGGGGCGGCCGCGGTGGCGACGCATCCCGCGACTGAGCTCGTAATGTCCGCGATGGTCGGCGCACTCGGCCTCCGCCCGACTCTAGCTGCGATCAAAGCTGGCAAGGACATCGCCTTCGCCAACAAGGAAGTGCTGGTCGTCGCGGGCGAGCTGATCACGCGGGCAGTACGCGAAAACGGAGTGCGGCTGCTGCCGGTTGATAGCGAGCACAACGCGATTTTCCAGTGCCTCGAAGGCCGCGGGCGCGAGGGCCTCAAGCGAATCGTCCTGACTGCCTCAGGCGGTCCGTTCCGCGAGCTTCCCGTCGCGCAGTTCGACTCGGTAACCGTCGAGCAGGCGCTCAATCATCCGACCTGGCGCATGGGTAGCAAGATCACGATCGATTCCGCGACGCTCATGAACAAAGGCCTCGAAGTGATCGAGGCGCGCTGGCTCTTCGATCTGACGCCGGAGCAAATTGGCGTCGTCATTCATCCACAAAGTGTCATCCATTCGATGGTCGAGATGATCGACGGCTCGGTGATCGCGGAGATGGCGGTGCCTGACATGGCGATCCCGGTTGCATACGCGCTGGCGTATCCAGATCGCCTCCCGCTCGATCATCTGAAGAAGTTTTCATTAACCAAGGCGGCGCGCCTCACCTTCGAGGAGCCGGACTTCAGCCGCTTTCCGTGCTTGCGCCTTGCGTTCGAGGCGCTAACTGAAGGTCACACGATGCCGGCGTGCCTCAACGCGGCGAACGAGGAGCTGGTCGCGGGATTTCTCGCGGGCCAGGTACGCTTCGTCGATATCCCGCGGCATATCGAAAACGTGATGCGGCGGCATCCGAATCGCGCCGCCCGCACGCTCGAGGATTTGCTCGGTACCGACGAATGGGCGCGCGCGCAGGCGCGTGAGCTGATCGGCGCGAGACCCGCGGCGGCGTAA